A genomic window from Pseudomonas alcaligenes includes:
- the glp gene encoding gephyrin-like molybdotransferase Glp, whose protein sequence is MSLLPVEEALSRLLALAEATPIDAREIVSLAAADGRVLATDLVAGLDLPPWPNSAMDGYALRLADWQGEPLPVSQRILAGQAPEPLQPGSCARIFTGAPLPAGADTVEMQENAEILANGRVRFLEPIRVGQNVRPQGQETRAGEVVLPAGTRLGPVELGLAASLGCAVLVVRRRPRVAVVSTGDELVEPGQPLGPGQIYNSNRSLLCAWLQRLGCEVRDAGILPDDAQRTREALAALGDADLILSTGGVSVGEADHLGQVLREEGELALWKLAIKPGKPLTCGHFRGVPVLGLPGNPASTLVTFALLARPYLLRRLGVQRVAPLSVEVAAGFAWSKPGKRREYLRARLENGRAVLYPNQSSGVLRSAAWADGLVEVLEERSYAEGDVLRFIPLSEVLG, encoded by the coding sequence ATGAGCCTGCTGCCGGTCGAGGAAGCGCTGAGTCGCCTGCTGGCGCTGGCCGAGGCGACACCGATCGATGCACGCGAGATCGTTTCGCTGGCCGCTGCCGATGGACGTGTGCTGGCCACCGATCTGGTCGCCGGCCTGGACCTACCGCCCTGGCCAAACAGTGCCATGGATGGCTATGCCCTGCGTCTGGCCGACTGGCAGGGCGAGCCGCTGCCGGTGAGCCAGCGCATCCTTGCCGGCCAGGCGCCGGAACCGCTGCAGCCGGGCAGCTGTGCGCGCATCTTCACCGGCGCGCCGCTGCCGGCGGGCGCCGACACGGTGGAAATGCAGGAGAACGCCGAGATTCTGGCCAACGGCCGGGTGCGTTTCCTTGAGCCGATCAGGGTCGGACAGAACGTCCGCCCCCAGGGTCAGGAGACCCGTGCCGGTGAAGTGGTGCTGCCGGCCGGCACCCGCTTGGGGCCGGTCGAATTGGGGCTGGCCGCCTCGCTCGGTTGCGCGGTGCTGGTGGTGCGACGCAGGCCGCGGGTGGCGGTGGTGTCGACCGGTGACGAGCTGGTCGAGCCCGGCCAGCCGCTCGGCCCGGGGCAGATCTACAACAGCAACCGCAGCCTGCTGTGCGCCTGGCTGCAGCGCCTGGGCTGCGAGGTACGCGACGCCGGCATCCTGCCGGACGATGCGCAGCGCACCCGTGAGGCGCTGGCGGCGCTGGGCGACGCCGACCTGATTCTCTCCACCGGTGGGGTATCGGTCGGTGAGGCCGATCATCTTGGCCAGGTGCTGCGCGAGGAGGGCGAACTGGCCCTGTGGAAGCTGGCAATCAAACCGGGCAAGCCGCTCACCTGCGGGCATTTCCGTGGCGTGCCGGTGCTCGGTCTACCGGGCAATCCGGCCTCGACCCTGGTGACGTTCGCCCTACTGGCCAGGCCCTACCTGTTGCGCCGCCTCGGCGTGCAGAGGGTCGCGCCGCTGAGCGTCGAGGTCGCGGCCGGCTTCGCCTGGAGCAAGCCCGGCAAGCGCCGCGAGTACCTGCGCGCGCGCCTGGAGAATGGCCGCGCCGTGCTCTACCCGAACCAGAGTTCCGGCGTGCTGCGCAGCGCGGCCTGGGCTGATGGCCTGGTGGAGGTGCTGGAGGAGCGGAGCTATGCCGAAGGCGATGTACTGCGCTTCATTCCGCTGAGCGAAGTGTTGGGCTAG
- a CDS encoding AraC family transcriptional regulator, with protein sequence MLTLGYTSVPALLKYLRHAEALGLDLEAARRAAGVTLEDLADNGRRIPSEAHERLLQHLMQVSGDPLFGLHSARYVQPGSWSVLGYITMNCATLGEAMSRIVPYEKLVGDMGTSRLEMAGDHVRLIWNCRHESAGIRRHMVENVLASWMLYARWIADMDRSPREVWLEHERPAEAPQEDYEAFFGCPVRFGQPCNALLVPLDYLAIPLRQADANLLRTLEEHALTMMAGLDDNEPLPQRVKNALRLLLKDGLPRKEKVAEKFHMTVRTLQRHLQQAGTSYQEILDQLRQELAEHYLLRSDLAIQDIASYLGFTESRSFHRSFKAWTGMTPGEYRERRKGAPL encoded by the coding sequence ATGCTGACCCTCGGCTATACCTCGGTCCCCGCCCTGCTCAAGTACCTGCGCCATGCCGAAGCCCTCGGCCTGGATCTGGAGGCCGCGCGCCGCGCAGCCGGCGTGACCCTCGAAGACCTGGCCGACAACGGCCGGCGCATCCCCAGCGAGGCCCACGAGCGCCTGCTGCAGCACCTGATGCAGGTGTCCGGCGACCCGCTGTTCGGCCTGCATTCGGCGCGCTACGTGCAGCCTGGCTCGTGGAGCGTACTCGGCTACATCACCATGAACTGCGCGACCCTGGGCGAGGCCATGAGCCGCATCGTGCCCTACGAGAAGCTGGTCGGCGACATGGGCACCAGCCGCCTGGAGATGGCCGGCGACCATGTACGGCTGATCTGGAACTGCCGCCACGAGAGCGCCGGCATCCGCCGCCACATGGTGGAGAACGTGCTGGCCTCGTGGATGCTCTACGCGCGCTGGATCGCCGACATGGATAGGTCGCCGCGCGAGGTCTGGCTGGAGCATGAGCGCCCCGCCGAGGCGCCGCAGGAGGATTACGAGGCCTTCTTCGGCTGCCCGGTGCGCTTCGGCCAGCCATGCAACGCCCTGCTGGTGCCGCTGGACTACCTGGCCATCCCCCTGCGCCAGGCCGACGCCAACCTGCTGCGTACCCTGGAAGAACACGCGCTGACCATGATGGCCGGCCTGGACGACAACGAGCCGCTGCCGCAACGGGTGAAGAACGCCCTGCGCCTGCTGCTGAAGGACGGCCTGCCGCGCAAGGAAAAGGTCGCCGAGAAATTCCACATGACGGTACGCACCCTGCAGCGCCACCTGCAGCAGGCCGGCACCAGCTACCAGGAAATTCTCGACCAGCTGCGCCAGGAACTGGCCGAGCACTACCTGCTGCGCAGCGACCTGGCAATCCAGGACATCGCCAGCTACCTGGGCTTCACCGAGTCGCGTTCCTTCCACCGCAGCTTCAAGGCCTGGACCGGCATGACCCCGGGCGAATACCGCGAGCGGCGCAAGGGCGCGCCGCTCTGA
- a CDS encoding FAD-binding oxidoreductase, with the protein MRRWNGWGDEATVVELPAHGAAFLENLVGSGQRLDDATLEQVLVQVPESRLILRHPLVSVDAEVRVRHARGQSLPDWLAMRSGDFGVFPDAVALPETAAQIRELLAWAREQDAIVIPYGGGTSVAGHINPAESAKPVLTLSLERMTQLLDLDEQSQIATFGPGANGPQVEAQLRARGYTLGHFPQSWELSTLGGWVASRSSGQQSLRYGRIEQLFAGGKVETFAGTLDIPTFPASAAGPDLRELILGSEGRFGVISEVKVRVTKLAEQEKFFAVFLPSWQQALAGIRALVQARIPLSMLRLSNAIETETQLALAGHPEQIALLEKYLALRGARAGKCMLTFGVTGNRSQNALSVKQAKKLLKSFGGVFTGTLLGKKWAENRFRFPYLRHGLWEAGYAVDTLETATDWNNVDHLLNQVEASLRQGLAEEGERVHVFTHLSHVYGQGSSIYTTYVFRPGDRYETTLARWTKLKRAASQTIAANRGTISHQHGVGRDHAPYLAAEKGELGMAALKAMAQHFDPESRLAPGVLLED; encoded by the coding sequence ATGCGACGTTGGAATGGATGGGGCGATGAGGCCACCGTGGTGGAGCTGCCGGCGCATGGCGCGGCCTTCCTGGAGAACCTGGTTGGCAGCGGGCAGCGCCTGGACGATGCCACGCTCGAACAGGTGCTGGTGCAGGTGCCCGAATCGCGTCTGATCCTGCGTCATCCGCTGGTCAGCGTCGATGCCGAAGTGCGCGTGCGCCATGCCCGCGGGCAGAGCCTGCCGGACTGGCTGGCCATGCGCTCTGGTGATTTCGGCGTGTTCCCCGACGCTGTCGCCCTGCCGGAAACCGCCGCGCAGATCCGTGAGCTGCTGGCCTGGGCCAGGGAACAGGACGCCATTGTCATCCCCTACGGTGGCGGCACCTCGGTGGCCGGCCATATCAACCCGGCCGAGTCCGCCAAGCCGGTGCTGACCCTGTCGCTGGAGCGCATGACCCAGCTGCTCGACCTCGACGAGCAGAGCCAGATCGCCACCTTCGGCCCCGGCGCCAACGGCCCGCAGGTAGAGGCGCAGCTGCGCGCGCGCGGCTATACCCTCGGCCACTTCCCGCAGTCCTGGGAGCTGTCCACCCTTGGCGGCTGGGTTGCCAGCCGTTCCAGTGGCCAGCAGTCGCTGCGCTACGGGCGCATCGAGCAGCTGTTCGCCGGCGGCAAGGTCGAGACCTTCGCCGGCACCCTGGACATCCCGACCTTCCCGGCCTCGGCTGCCGGGCCGGACCTGCGCGAGCTGATCCTCGGCAGCGAAGGCCGCTTCGGCGTGATCTCCGAGGTCAAAGTGCGCGTCACCAAGCTGGCCGAGCAGGAGAAGTTCTTCGCCGTGTTCCTGCCCAGCTGGCAGCAGGCCCTGGCCGGCATCCGCGCCCTGGTCCAGGCACGCATCCCGCTCTCCATGCTGCGCCTGTCCAACGCCATCGAGACCGAGACTCAGCTGGCTCTGGCCGGCCATCCGGAACAGATCGCCCTGCTGGAGAAGTACCTGGCCCTGCGCGGCGCGCGCGCCGGCAAGTGCATGCTGACCTTCGGCGTCACCGGCAACCGCAGCCAGAACGCGCTGTCGGTGAAGCAGGCGAAAAAGCTGCTGAAGAGCTTTGGCGGCGTGTTCACCGGCACCCTGCTGGGCAAGAAATGGGCGGAGAACCGCTTCCGCTTCCCCTACCTGCGCCATGGCCTGTGGGAGGCCGGCTACGCGGTGGATACCCTGGAGACGGCCACCGACTGGAACAACGTCGACCACCTGCTGAACCAGGTCGAGGCCAGTCTGCGCCAGGGCCTGGCGGAGGAGGGCGAGCGGGTCCACGTGTTCACCCACCTGTCGCACGTCTACGGCCAGGGTTCGAGCATCTACACCACCTACGTGTTCCGTCCGGGCGACCGCTACGAAACCACCCTGGCGCGCTGGACCAAGCTCAAGCGGGCGGCCAGCCAGACCATCGCCGCCAACCGCGGCACCATCAGCCACCAGCACGGCGTCGGTCGCGACCACGCGCCGTACCTGGCGGCGGAGAAGGGCGAGCTGGGCATGGCGGCGCTCAAGGCCATGGCGCAGCACTTCGACCCCGAAAGCCGCTTGGCGCCCGGCGTGTTGCTGGAAGACTGA
- a CDS encoding glycerol-3-phosphate dehydrogenase/oxidase: MSWNAQWREAALPELAARDWDLIVVGGGISGAGILREAARRGWSCLLLEQRDFAWGTSSRSSKMVHGGLRYIAKGQLGLTRDSVRERQRLLGEAPGLVDALPFLFPHYRGQFPGPRVFGGLLGVYDALAGQRLHRYHPAGELRYLAPGLNDAELLGGTLFTDAVTDDARLVMRVLGEARAEGGEALNGMRVVELSRDGERVNGLVAEDCGSGRRFSFRARAVAQATGAWADELRHKSGLEHIRPLRGSHLLLPAWRLPVAQAISFMHPEDGRPVFVFPWEGATVIGTTDLDHGEALNRDARITEAEVEYLLAACASVFPQAKVGRADVLSTWAGVRPVVSEGESTGKKPSDEKREHALWVEPGCVTLAGGKLTTFRLLALEVLRACAPMLGREVADVGQAVFHAAPPVALPGLSLSQQRRLAGRHGRALPRLAELIGELGSECVGASTTLWAELALACDDELVLQLDDLLLRRTRIGLLLAGGAEAELPRIRALCQPRLGWSDARWDEQQQRYLALWRQCYSLPGEPS, from the coding sequence ATGAGCTGGAACGCGCAGTGGCGCGAAGCCGCGCTGCCCGAGCTGGCGGCGCGCGACTGGGACCTGATAGTCGTCGGCGGCGGCATCAGCGGCGCCGGCATCCTGCGCGAGGCGGCGCGACGCGGCTGGAGCTGCCTGCTGCTGGAGCAGCGCGATTTCGCCTGGGGCACCTCCAGCCGCTCGTCGAAGATGGTCCACGGCGGCCTGCGCTATATCGCCAAGGGCCAGCTGGGCCTGACCCGCGACTCGGTGCGCGAGCGCCAGCGCCTGCTCGGCGAGGCGCCAGGCCTGGTCGATGCGCTGCCGTTCCTGTTTCCGCATTACCGCGGCCAGTTCCCCGGCCCCCGGGTGTTCGGCGGCCTGCTCGGCGTTTACGACGCCCTGGCCGGCCAGCGCCTGCACCGCTATCACCCGGCCGGCGAGCTGCGCTACCTGGCGCCGGGGCTGAACGACGCCGAGCTGCTCGGCGGCACCCTGTTCACCGATGCGGTCACCGACGATGCGCGCCTGGTCATGCGCGTGCTGGGCGAGGCGCGGGCCGAGGGCGGCGAGGCGCTCAACGGCATGCGTGTGGTCGAATTGAGCCGCGACGGCGAGCGGGTGAACGGTCTGGTCGCCGAGGACTGCGGAAGCGGTCGGCGCTTCAGCTTCCGCGCCCGCGCCGTGGCCCAGGCCACCGGTGCCTGGGCCGACGAGCTACGCCACAAGAGCGGCCTGGAACATATCCGTCCGCTGCGCGGCAGCCACCTGCTACTGCCGGCCTGGCGCCTGCCGGTGGCCCAGGCCATCAGCTTTATGCATCCGGAAGATGGCAGACCCGTCTTCGTGTTTCCCTGGGAAGGCGCCACGGTGATCGGCACCACCGACCTGGACCATGGTGAGGCGCTGAACCGCGATGCACGGATCACGGAAGCAGAGGTGGAGTATCTGCTGGCGGCCTGCGCCAGCGTGTTCCCGCAGGCCAAGGTCGGTCGCGCCGACGTGCTGTCCACCTGGGCCGGCGTGCGCCCGGTGGTCAGCGAGGGCGAAAGCACCGGCAAGAAGCCGTCGGACGAGAAGCGCGAGCATGCCCTGTGGGTCGAGCCCGGCTGCGTGACCCTGGCCGGCGGCAAGCTGACCACCTTCCGCCTGCTGGCCCTGGAAGTGCTGCGCGCCTGTGCGCCGATGCTCGGGCGCGAGGTGGCGGATGTGGGGCAGGCGGTATTCCATGCCGCGCCGCCGGTGGCGCTGCCCGGCCTGAGCCTGAGCCAACAGCGCCGGCTGGCCGGTCGCCATGGCCGCGCACTGCCGCGCCTGGCCGAGCTGATCGGTGAGCTGGGCAGCGAGTGCGTCGGCGCCAGCACCACGCTGTGGGCCGAGCTGGCCCTGGCCTGCGACGACGAGCTGGTGCTGCAACTGGACGACCTGCTGCTGCGCCGCACCCGCATCGGCCTGTTGCTGGCGGGCGGCGCCGAGGCCGAGCTGCCGCGCATCCGCGCCCTGTGCCAGCCGCGCCTGGGCTGGAGCGATGCGCGCTGGGACGAACAACAACAACGCTACCTGGCACTGTGGCGCCAGTGCTACAGCCTGCCGGGTGAACCCTCTTGA
- a CDS encoding FGGY-family carbohydrate kinase yields the protein MNEQRYLLAIDNGTQSVRALLFDLAGNLVGKGKVELEPYYSAHPGWAEQDPEYYWRSLGEACEQLWASVDIDRRQIAGVSLTTQRGTLINVDEAGQPLRPAILWLDQRRAEVEGRIKGPWGWLFKLIREEETIDYFRSQAEANWITQQQPEIWARTHKFLLLSGFLTHRLCGRFADSVGSCVAYLPFDYKRLCWAKPSDWKWQAIPVRPDMLPELVKPGERIGAISVEASRHTGIPEGLPLIAAASDKACEVIGAGGVEPSTACLSYGTTATINTTRAKYLETIPLIPPYPAAIPDHYNTEVMVFRGFWMVSWFKEQFGHAERQRGLELGVEAETLFDELVESVPPGSMGLMLQPFWSPGIREPGLEAKGSIIGFGDVHTRAHLYRAILEGLAYALRQGREKIEQRSGTRIQRLRISGGGSQSDAAMQLTADIFNLPAERPHLYETSGLGAAIDCAVGLGLHPDFPTAIAAMTRVGKVFQPNPQAVAVYERLYREVYLRMYKQLRPLYRSIREITGYPA from the coding sequence TTGAACGAACAACGCTATCTGCTGGCCATCGACAACGGCACCCAGAGTGTGCGCGCGCTGCTCTTCGACCTGGCCGGCAACCTGGTCGGCAAGGGCAAGGTGGAGCTGGAACCCTACTACTCCGCGCACCCCGGCTGGGCCGAGCAGGACCCGGAGTACTACTGGCGCAGCCTGGGCGAGGCCTGTGAGCAGCTCTGGGCCAGCGTCGACATCGACCGCCGGCAGATTGCCGGCGTGTCGCTGACCACCCAGCGCGGCACCCTGATCAACGTGGACGAGGCCGGCCAGCCGCTGCGCCCGGCCATCCTCTGGCTGGACCAGCGCCGTGCCGAGGTCGAGGGCCGCATCAAGGGGCCCTGGGGCTGGCTGTTCAAGCTGATCCGCGAAGAGGAGACCATCGACTACTTCCGCAGCCAGGCCGAGGCCAACTGGATCACCCAGCAGCAGCCGGAAATCTGGGCGCGCACGCACAAGTTCCTGCTGCTCTCGGGTTTTCTCACCCATCGCCTGTGCGGCCGCTTCGCCGACTCGGTGGGCAGCTGCGTGGCCTACCTGCCGTTCGACTACAAGCGCCTGTGCTGGGCCAAGCCGAGCGACTGGAAGTGGCAGGCCATCCCGGTGCGCCCGGACATGCTGCCGGAGCTGGTCAAGCCGGGCGAGCGTATCGGCGCCATCAGCGTCGAGGCCAGCCGGCACACCGGCATTCCCGAGGGCCTGCCGCTGATCGCCGCCGCCTCGGACAAGGCCTGCGAGGTGATCGGTGCCGGCGGCGTGGAGCCGAGTACGGCCTGCCTGTCCTACGGCACCACGGCGACCATCAACACTACGCGGGCCAAGTACCTGGAGACCATTCCACTGATCCCGCCGTACCCGGCGGCGATTCCCGACCACTACAACACCGAGGTCATGGTGTTTCGTGGCTTCTGGATGGTCAGCTGGTTCAAGGAACAGTTCGGCCACGCCGAGCGCCAGCGTGGTCTGGAGCTGGGCGTGGAGGCCGAGACCCTGTTCGACGAGCTGGTCGAGAGCGTGCCGCCGGGCTCCATGGGCCTGATGCTGCAGCCGTTCTGGTCGCCGGGCATCCGCGAGCCGGGGCTGGAGGCCAAGGGCTCGATCATCGGCTTCGGTGACGTGCATACCCGCGCGCACCTCTATCGCGCCATCCTCGAAGGCCTGGCCTACGCCCTGCGTCAGGGCCGCGAGAAGATCGAGCAGCGCTCTGGTACGCGTATCCAGCGCCTGCGCATTTCCGGCGGCGGCTCGCAGAGCGACGCGGCCATGCAGCTGACCGCCGACATCTTCAACCTGCCGGCCGAGCGCCCGCACCTGTACGAGACTTCCGGCCTCGGCGCGGCCATCGACTGCGCCGTCGGCCTCGGCCTGCACCCGGACTTCCCCACAGCCATCGCCGCCATGACCCGCGTCGGCAAGGTGTTCCAACCCAACCCGCAGGCGGTGGCGGTCTACGAGCGGCTGTACCGCGAGGTCTACCTGCGCATGTACAAACAGCTCAGACCGCTGTACCGCAGCATTCGCGAGATCACCGGCTACCCGGCCTAG
- the yegS gene encoding lipid kinase YegS produces MSGRKAWLILHGKQAQNEEVRAAVLALRERGWQLAVRLTWEGGDAARLVQEALDAGYSTLIAGGGDGTLREVAEALALAGGQASLALLPLGTANDFCRAAGIPLLPAEALALLECEPRPIDLGEVDGQLFLNMATGGFGSRVTANTSEELKKLLGGAAYFLTGLTRFSEVHSAFGRFRGPDFAWEGDFLALGIGNGRQAGGGHVLCPQARVNDGLLDICIVPAPQDVVGTLGTLLSGGVLGLETVSLSARLAWLEVEAPEGLDINLDGEPLESRHLRFAARAGALSVHLPESSPLLG; encoded by the coding sequence ATGAGCGGACGCAAGGCATGGCTGATCCTGCATGGCAAGCAGGCGCAGAACGAGGAGGTGCGCGCCGCCGTGCTGGCGCTGCGCGAGCGCGGCTGGCAGCTGGCCGTGCGCCTGACCTGGGAAGGTGGCGATGCGGCGCGCCTGGTGCAGGAGGCGCTGGACGCCGGCTATTCCACCCTGATCGCCGGTGGTGGCGACGGCACCCTGCGTGAAGTGGCGGAGGCCCTGGCGCTGGCCGGCGGCCAAGCCAGCCTGGCGCTGCTACCGCTGGGCACCGCCAATGATTTCTGCCGTGCCGCCGGTATTCCGCTGCTGCCGGCCGAGGCGCTGGCCCTGCTGGAGTGCGAGCCGCGCCCGATCGACCTGGGCGAGGTGGATGGTCAGCTGTTCCTCAACATGGCTACCGGCGGCTTCGGCTCCAGGGTCACCGCCAATACGTCCGAAGAGCTTAAGAAACTGCTCGGTGGCGCCGCCTATTTCCTCACCGGGTTGACGCGCTTCTCCGAAGTGCACTCGGCCTTCGGGCGCTTTCGCGGGCCGGATTTCGCCTGGGAGGGCGACTTCCTTGCCCTGGGCATCGGCAACGGTCGACAGGCTGGCGGCGGCCATGTGCTCTGTCCGCAGGCTCGGGTGAACGACGGCCTGCTCGACATCTGCATAGTGCCGGCGCCGCAGGACGTGGTCGGCACCCTGGGCACGCTGCTGTCCGGCGGAGTGCTGGGGCTGGAGACGGTATCGCTCAGTGCGCGCCTGGCCTGGCTGGAAGTCGAAGCGCCGGAGGGGCTGGACATCAACCTCGATGGCGAACCACTGGAAAGCCGCCACCTGCGTTTCGCCGCGCGTGCCGGCGCCTTGTCCGTGCACTTGCCGGAGTCTTCGCCGCTGCTCGGGTAG
- a CDS encoding chemotaxis protein CheV gives MAGILDTVDQRTQLVGENRLEILMFRLAGRQLFAINVFKIQEVLQLPKLTLMPHRHPHVCGVVSLRGQTLPVIDLSQAIGMRPLTPNENSTIIVTEYNRSVQAFLVGGVDRILNLNWESILPPPGGAGRQHYLTAITKVDDQIVEIIDVEKVLAEIAPMNTKVSEEKLAEPLLSKAIGREVLLVDDSSVALNQLRDTLTQLGIRPHTASDGLKGLQQLKKWADAGENMTDKLLMVFTDAEMPEMDGYRLTTEIRNDPRLKDLYVVLHTSLSGSFNDAMVKKVGCDNFLSKFQPDKLVDVILDRLRRDA, from the coding sequence ATGGCCGGCATTCTCGATACAGTGGACCAGCGCACCCAACTGGTGGGTGAGAACCGTCTGGAAATCCTCATGTTCCGCCTGGCCGGGCGCCAGCTGTTCGCCATCAACGTGTTCAAGATCCAGGAAGTGCTGCAGCTGCCCAAGCTGACCCTGATGCCGCACCGCCACCCGCACGTCTGCGGCGTGGTCAGCCTGCGCGGGCAGACCCTGCCGGTGATCGACCTGTCCCAGGCCATCGGCATGCGTCCGCTGACCCCCAACGAGAACAGCACCATCATCGTCACCGAGTACAACCGCTCGGTGCAGGCGTTCCTGGTCGGTGGCGTGGATCGCATCCTCAACCTCAACTGGGAGTCCATCCTGCCTCCGCCCGGTGGAGCGGGGCGCCAGCACTACCTGACCGCCATCACCAAGGTGGATGACCAGATCGTCGAGATCATCGACGTGGAGAAGGTGCTGGCGGAAATCGCCCCGATGAACACCAAGGTCTCCGAGGAAAAGCTGGCCGAGCCGCTGCTATCCAAGGCCATCGGCCGCGAGGTGCTGCTGGTGGACGACTCCAGCGTGGCCCTCAACCAGCTGCGTGATACCCTGACCCAGCTGGGCATCCGCCCGCACACCGCCAGCGACGGTCTCAAGGGCCTGCAGCAATTGAAGAAGTGGGCCGATGCCGGCGAGAACATGACCGACAAGCTGCTGATGGTGTTCACCGATGCGGAGATGCCGGAGATGGACGGCTACCGCCTGACCACCGAGATCCGCAACGATCCGCGCCTGAAGGACCTCTACGTGGTGCTGCACACCTCGCTGTCCGGTAGTTTCAACGATGCCATGGTGAAGAAGGTCGGCTGCGACAACTTCCTCTCAAAGTTCCAGCCGGACAAGCTGGTCGACGTGATCCTCGATCGCCTGCGCCGCGACGCCTGA
- a CDS encoding MOSC domain-containing protein: MQLSALYRYPLKSARGESLSSSPLEALGLRGDRRWMLVEPESGRFLTQRLLPQMSQLSALYNATGGLSLSAPGHGRLEVALPDPEADLRGVTVWRDSLRVPDAGDAAAEWLGAFLGRPCRLVQVPEARARQVDTGYAQPGDKVAFSDGFPLLLIGQASLDDLSARVGRPLEMLRFRPNLVIEGSAPYAEDGWKRIRIGTIEFEVAKGCSRCILTTIDPQTGERNADREPLTTLKTYRERDGDVYFGQNLLPRDTGELRLGMPVEVLE; the protein is encoded by the coding sequence ATGCAACTCTCCGCCCTCTACCGTTACCCGCTCAAATCCGCCCGTGGCGAGAGCCTGAGCAGTTCGCCCCTGGAGGCGCTGGGCCTGCGTGGCGACCGGCGCTGGATGCTGGTGGAGCCCGAGAGCGGGCGTTTCCTGACCCAGCGTCTGCTGCCGCAGATGAGCCAATTGAGTGCGCTGTACAACGCCACGGGTGGCCTGAGCCTGAGCGCGCCCGGGCATGGCCGCCTGGAGGTGGCGCTGCCCGATCCCGAGGCTGATCTGCGTGGCGTGACCGTCTGGCGCGACAGCCTGCGTGTGCCGGATGCCGGCGATGCCGCGGCCGAGTGGCTGGGCGCCTTCCTCGGTCGGCCCTGCCGCCTGGTGCAGGTGCCCGAGGCGCGCGCCCGCCAGGTCGATACCGGCTACGCCCAGCCCGGCGACAAGGTGGCCTTTTCCGATGGTTTCCCGCTGCTGCTGATCGGCCAGGCCTCGCTGGACGACCTCTCCGCGCGGGTCGGCCGGCCGCTGGAGATGCTGCGATTTCGCCCCAATCTGGTGATCGAGGGCAGCGCGCCCTATGCCGAGGACGGCTGGAAGCGCATCCGCATCGGTACCATCGAGTTCGAGGTGGCCAAGGGCTGCAGCCGCTGCATTCTCACCACCATCGACCCGCAGACCGGCGAGCGCAACGCCGACCGCGAGCCGCTGACTACCCTGAAGACCTATCGCGAGCGCGACGGTGATGTCTACTTCGGGCAGAACCTGTTGCCGCGTGACACCGGCGAGCTGCGCCTGGGCATGCCGGTCGAGGTGCTGGAGTAG